A section of the Telopea speciosissima isolate NSW1024214 ecotype Mountain lineage chromosome 3, Tspe_v1, whole genome shotgun sequence genome encodes:
- the LOC122656184 gene encoding pentatricopeptide repeat-containing protein At3g29290 isoform X2, whose protein sequence is MVGLLEPRLYFLEERDEQVLSKRILSLSRSNKVRSAFDLYMSVEVSGLQASLHACNSLLSCLLRNQLLDDALRIFDMMKEKEMTSGHTYSLILKAVANTRGSDSALKMFGELEAKGVAKNCFDAIVYNTMISICAKANNWVQAERIWRNMKENHQSGTTITYNLLVSIFVRCDQNELALDAYHEMIQDGLKPSEDIMIAVIVTCTKDGKWSLALSIFQNMLESGFNPSTTACNALINSLGKAGEVELAFKVYDLVRSLGHAPDTYTWNALLGALYSGNRYGDVLRLFESIKREQNSQLNLHLYNKALMSCRRLALWDQSLQLLWQMETSGLPVPTASYNFVIGACEVARKPKVALQVYEHMVHQNCTPDIFTYLSLIRACIWGSLWAEVEEILEHVAPDVSLYNTIIQGMCLRGKTTSARKLYMKMRERGLKPDGKTRALMLQNFTKDSVRQGNRYRFRK, encoded by the exons ATGGTTGGTCTGCTTGAACCCAGACTGTATTTTCTAGAGGAGAGGGATGAACAGGTACTGTCAAAAAGGATCTTGAGCCTTAGCAGATCTAATAAGGTTAGAAGTGCTTTCGATCTGTATATGTCTGTGGAAGTTTCAGGTCTTCAAGCTAGTCTACATGCATGTAATTCACTTCTCTCGTGTCTTTTGAGGAACCAGCTGCTTGATGATGCTTTGAGAATTTTTGatatgatgaaggagaaggaaatgACTTCCGGCCATACATATAGCTTGATCCTCAAAGCAGTTGCAAACACTCGAGGTAGCGATTCAGCCCTCAAAATGTTTGGTGAATTGGAAGCCAAAGGTGTGGCTAAGAATTGTTTTGATGCTATTGTTTACAATACTATGATATCAATTTGTGCAAAAGCAAACAACTGGGTTCAAGCAGAAAGAATATGGAGAAATATGAAGGAGAATCATCAGAGTGGAACGACAATAACTTACAATCTGTTAGTCAGCATTTTTGTTCGATGTGATCAGAATGAACTTGCCCTTGATGCCTACCATGAGATGATCCAAGATGGATTGAAACCAAGCGAGGATATTATGATAGCTGTAATAGTAACCTGCACAAAAGATGGGAAGTGGAGTTTGGCGCTGAGTATCTTCCAGAACATGTTGGAAAGTGGATTCAACCCAAGTACAACTGCCTGCAATGCCTTGATCAATTCACTTGGGAAAGCAGGGGAAGTTGAATTAGCTTTCAAGGTTTATGATCTCGTGAGATCTTTGGGTCATGCACCTGATACATACACATGGAATGCATTGCTCGGTGCTTTGTACAGCGGTAACCGATATGGAGATGTTCTAAGGCTGTTTGAGAGCATTAAAAGGGAGCAGAATTCTCAACTAAATCTTCATCTGTATAATAAAGCTCTAATGTCTTGCCGAAGACTAGCTTTATGGGATCAATCTCTGCAACTTCTATGGCAGATGGAAACTAGTGGACTACCAGTGCCAACTGCATCATATAATTTTGTTATTGGTGCTTGTGAGGTTGCAAGGAAGCCAAAAGTTGCTCTGCAAGTATATGAACACATGGTTCACCAGAACTGCACTCCAGATATATTCACTTATCTGTCACTAATACGAGCTTGCATTTGGGGATCTCTCTGGGCCGAAGTGGAGGAAATTCTAGAA CATGTTGCTCCAGATGTGTCTCTTTACAACACTATTATTCAAGGGATGTGTCTAAGGGGTAAAACCACATCCGCAAGGAAACTGTACATGAAAATGCGTGAGAGAGGGCTTAAACCCGATGGTAAAACAAGAGCTTTGATGCTTCAGAACTTCACAAAAGATTCAGTTAGACAAGGTAACAGGTACCGTTTCCGCAAATGA
- the LOC122656184 gene encoding pentatricopeptide repeat-containing protein At3g29290 isoform X1: MVEILRSPLALCITSNSFPAQQFPVFRERRICLECFLCNIDFSLSSRKLKQRHSRVRSLNMASVVNDYGCLSRTQMIRLPVMKWPVESIKKRVNPFVATCLESGLGFKEDEGIISTHEREEEPGTVSYEQQSPTWRNLEFQDNSDVNTSAASPLSSDSEVMVGLLEPRLYFLEERDEQVLSKRILSLSRSNKVRSAFDLYMSVEVSGLQASLHACNSLLSCLLRNQLLDDALRIFDMMKEKEMTSGHTYSLILKAVANTRGSDSALKMFGELEAKGVAKNCFDAIVYNTMISICAKANNWVQAERIWRNMKENHQSGTTITYNLLVSIFVRCDQNELALDAYHEMIQDGLKPSEDIMIAVIVTCTKDGKWSLALSIFQNMLESGFNPSTTACNALINSLGKAGEVELAFKVYDLVRSLGHAPDTYTWNALLGALYSGNRYGDVLRLFESIKREQNSQLNLHLYNKALMSCRRLALWDQSLQLLWQMETSGLPVPTASYNFVIGACEVARKPKVALQVYEHMVHQNCTPDIFTYLSLIRACIWGSLWAEVEEILEHVAPDVSLYNTIIQGMCLRGKTTSARKLYMKMRERGLKPDGKTRALMLQNFTKDSVRQGNRYRFRK; this comes from the exons ATGGTAGAAATTTTGAGGAGTCCGCTTGCGCTTTGTATTACATCCAACAGTTTTCCTGCGCAACAATTCCCGGTTTTTAGGGAAAGAAGAATCTGTCTTGAATGTTTTCTTTGCAATATAGATTTTAGTTTGTCCAGCAGAAAATTGAAACAAAGGCATTCTAGAGTACGTAGCCTAAATATGGCATCGGTGGTTAACGATTATGGTTGTTTGAGCAGAACTCAGATGATAAGATTGCCAGTAATGAAGTGGCCAGTTGAATCTATAAAGAAAAGGGTTAATCCATTTGTGGCTACTTGCTTAGAATCTGGGTTGGGTTTTAAGGAAGACGAAGGAATAATATCGACTCAcgaaagagaagaggaacctGGTACAGTTTCTTATGAACAGCAGTCGCCTACCTGGAGAAATTTAGAGTTTCAGGATAATTCTGATGTTAATACTAGTGCAGCTAGTCCACTTTCTTCTGACTCTGAAGTTATGGTTGGTCTGCTTGAACCCAGACTGTATTTTCTAGAGGAGAGGGATGAACAGGTACTGTCAAAAAGGATCTTGAGCCTTAGCAGATCTAATAAGGTTAGAAGTGCTTTCGATCTGTATATGTCTGTGGAAGTTTCAGGTCTTCAAGCTAGTCTACATGCATGTAATTCACTTCTCTCGTGTCTTTTGAGGAACCAGCTGCTTGATGATGCTTTGAGAATTTTTGatatgatgaaggagaaggaaatgACTTCCGGCCATACATATAGCTTGATCCTCAAAGCAGTTGCAAACACTCGAGGTAGCGATTCAGCCCTCAAAATGTTTGGTGAATTGGAAGCCAAAGGTGTGGCTAAGAATTGTTTTGATGCTATTGTTTACAATACTATGATATCAATTTGTGCAAAAGCAAACAACTGGGTTCAAGCAGAAAGAATATGGAGAAATATGAAGGAGAATCATCAGAGTGGAACGACAATAACTTACAATCTGTTAGTCAGCATTTTTGTTCGATGTGATCAGAATGAACTTGCCCTTGATGCCTACCATGAGATGATCCAAGATGGATTGAAACCAAGCGAGGATATTATGATAGCTGTAATAGTAACCTGCACAAAAGATGGGAAGTGGAGTTTGGCGCTGAGTATCTTCCAGAACATGTTGGAAAGTGGATTCAACCCAAGTACAACTGCCTGCAATGCCTTGATCAATTCACTTGGGAAAGCAGGGGAAGTTGAATTAGCTTTCAAGGTTTATGATCTCGTGAGATCTTTGGGTCATGCACCTGATACATACACATGGAATGCATTGCTCGGTGCTTTGTACAGCGGTAACCGATATGGAGATGTTCTAAGGCTGTTTGAGAGCATTAAAAGGGAGCAGAATTCTCAACTAAATCTTCATCTGTATAATAAAGCTCTAATGTCTTGCCGAAGACTAGCTTTATGGGATCAATCTCTGCAACTTCTATGGCAGATGGAAACTAGTGGACTACCAGTGCCAACTGCATCATATAATTTTGTTATTGGTGCTTGTGAGGTTGCAAGGAAGCCAAAAGTTGCTCTGCAAGTATATGAACACATGGTTCACCAGAACTGCACTCCAGATATATTCACTTATCTGTCACTAATACGAGCTTGCATTTGGGGATCTCTCTGGGCCGAAGTGGAGGAAATTCTAGAA CATGTTGCTCCAGATGTGTCTCTTTACAACACTATTATTCAAGGGATGTGTCTAAGGGGTAAAACCACATCCGCAAGGAAACTGTACATGAAAATGCGTGAGAGAGGGCTTAAACCCGATGGTAAAACAAGAGCTTTGATGCTTCAGAACTTCACAAAAGATTCAGTTAGACAAGGTAACAGGTACCGTTTCCGCAAATGA